The following proteins are co-located in the Frigidibacter mobilis genome:
- a CDS encoding bifunctional sugar phosphate isomerase/epimerase/4-hydroxyphenylpyruvate dioxygenase family protein, with amino-acid sequence MKTSIATVSISGIFAEKLAAIASAGFDGIEIFEQDFTASDFTPVEVGRMVRDHGLEITLFQPFRDFEGLPEPHRTRAFARAARKFDLMNQLGTDLVLVCSSAHPAAMGGIDRMAADFAELGDLAKSHGIRVGFEALAWGRHVNDHRDAWEVVRRADHPNVGLILDSFHTLGRKIDPDTIRRIPGDRIFFVQLADAPAIDMDLLYWSRHFRNMPGEGDLDVTSFMRAVMATGYSGPLSLEIFNDQFRAGLPRLVACDGHRSLIAVMDQVRRAEPTLSVDLPTFPAAAAVQRVEFIEFATSPEEAPALESLLAATGFARAGAHVSKPVTLWRQGGANVLVNTEGKGFTHSSFVAHGTTVSEVALMVADAQATHARALALLAQDHTQAALPGELKIPAFRGVGGSILRLLDATETLSRIWSVDFCSDAAPTEGAGLTGIDHIGQTMAYDEMLSWALFYTAIFDAKKAPMVDVADPDGLVRSQAVQSGGLRITLNGAEARRTLAGRFVEETFGASVQHIAFATADIFLTAAKLAEGGFPVLRIGANYYDDVEARFGLDPALVARMRASNVLYDEDAGGQFFQLYSEPRPDGFFFEIVQRQGNYLGYGAANAAFRIAAQKRSTRPSGMPRL; translated from the coding sequence ATGAAAACCTCTATCGCCACCGTCTCCATCTCTGGCATCTTCGCTGAAAAACTGGCCGCCATCGCATCCGCGGGTTTCGACGGGATCGAGATCTTCGAGCAGGATTTCACAGCGTCGGATTTCACCCCCGTCGAAGTGGGGAGGATGGTGCGCGATCATGGGCTCGAGATCACTCTCTTCCAGCCCTTCCGCGATTTCGAGGGCCTGCCGGAACCGCATCGCACCCGCGCCTTCGCCCGTGCCGCGCGCAAGTTCGACCTGATGAACCAACTGGGCACCGATCTGGTGCTGGTCTGCTCCAGCGCCCACCCAGCCGCGATGGGTGGGATCGACCGGATGGCGGCCGATTTTGCGGAGCTGGGTGACCTGGCGAAATCCCACGGCATCCGCGTCGGGTTCGAGGCGCTGGCCTGGGGGCGCCACGTCAACGATCACCGCGACGCCTGGGAGGTGGTGCGCCGTGCCGATCATCCCAATGTCGGGCTGATCCTGGACAGCTTTCATACTCTTGGCCGCAAGATCGACCCGGATACCATCCGCCGCATTCCTGGCGATCGTATCTTCTTCGTACAACTGGCCGATGCACCCGCCATCGACATGGATCTGCTCTACTGGTCGCGCCACTTCCGCAACATGCCGGGCGAGGGTGACCTTGATGTGACCAGCTTCATGCGCGCCGTGATGGCGACGGGCTATTCCGGCCCGCTGTCGCTGGAGATCTTCAACGACCAGTTCCGCGCCGGTCTGCCGCGGCTGGTCGCCTGCGACGGGCATCGCAGCCTGATCGCAGTCATGGACCAGGTGCGGCGGGCCGAACCCACACTGTCTGTGGACCTGCCCACCTTTCCCGCCGCGGCCGCCGTGCAGCGGGTGGAATTCATCGAGTTTGCCACCTCGCCCGAGGAAGCCCCGGCACTGGAAAGCCTGCTGGCGGCCACCGGCTTTGCCCGCGCGGGCGCCCATGTATCCAAGCCCGTGACGCTGTGGCGGCAGGGCGGCGCCAATGTGCTGGTAAATACCGAGGGCAAGGGATTCACTCACAGTTCTTTCGTCGCGCATGGCACCACCGTATCCGAGGTCGCGCTGATGGTTGCCGATGCGCAGGCCACCCATGCGCGCGCGCTGGCGCTTCTGGCGCAGGATCATACGCAAGCGGCGCTGCCGGGCGAGCTGAAGATTCCGGCCTTCCGCGGTGTCGGCGGCAGCATCCTGCGGCTGCTGGATGCGACCGAGACCCTCTCGCGGATCTGGAGCGTCGATTTTTGCAGCGACGCGGCGCCGACCGAAGGCGCGGGCCTGACCGGCATCGACCATATCGGCCAGACGATGGCCTATGACGAGATGCTCAGCTGGGCCCTGTTCTACACCGCCATCTTCGATGCGAAGAAGGCGCCGATGGTGGATGTGGCTGATCCAGACGGGCTGGTGCGCAGTCAGGCGGTGCAGTCGGGTGGGTTGCGGATCACCCTGAACGGGGCCGAAGCGCGGCGCACCCTTGCCGGGCGCTTTGTCGAGGAAACCTTCGGGGCTTCGGTCCAGCACATCGCCTTTGCCACTGCCGACATCTTCCTGACGGCGGCCAAGTTGGCCGAGGGTGGCTTTCCGGTCCTGAGGATCGGCGCCAACTATTACGACGATGTCGAGGCCCGCTTCGGGCTGGACCCTGCGCTTGTGGCCCGGATGCGCGCGTCGAACGTGCTGTATGACGAAGACGCGGGCGGGCAGTTCTTCCAACTGTATTCAGAGCCCCGCCCGGACGGGTTCTTTTTCGAGATTGTCCAGCGCCAGGGGAATTATCTGGGCTACGGTGCCGCCAATGCCGCATTCCGCATTGCGGCCCAAAAACGCAGCACTCGTCCCTCCGGGATGCCCCGTCTTTAA
- a CDS encoding shikimate dehydrogenase family protein: MTDTIRLGLIGDNIANSQSPRLHRLAGAQNGRRTTYDRLVPAEMKMEFDSLFAHVAAAGYLGVNVTYPYKERAAAKVVIDDPLVRAIGAVNTVVFDDGGPHGFNTDYSGFIAAYRRVRGDAAPGPVLMIGAGGVGKAVAFGLVALGLTEIRIVDRDMPKAEALAAALAAARPGLVTRTGTEAAALAAGVGGIINCTPVGMVGYDGTPLPRAALAGAAWVFDAVYTPVDTQFLQDAAAEGLQVISGYELFFGQGVDAWAIFTGLPLDEARMRSELVEGKDVS; this comes from the coding sequence ATGACCGACACCATCCGCCTTGGCCTGATCGGCGACAACATCGCCAACTCGCAATCGCCCCGGCTGCACCGGCTGGCTGGCGCGCAGAACGGGCGACGCACCACCTATGACCGGCTGGTGCCGGCTGAGATGAAGATGGAGTTCGACAGTCTCTTCGCCCATGTCGCCGCCGCGGGTTATCTCGGGGTGAACGTGACCTATCCCTATAAGGAGCGCGCCGCCGCCAAGGTGGTGATCGACGATCCGCTGGTGCGCGCCATTGGGGCCGTGAACACGGTGGTGTTTGACGATGGCGGCCCGCATGGTTTCAATACAGATTATTCGGGCTTCATCGCCGCCTATCGCCGGGTGCGCGGCGATGCCGCCCCCGGCCCGGTCCTGATGATCGGCGCGGGCGGTGTCGGCAAGGCGGTGGCCTTCGGCCTTGTGGCGCTTGGCCTGACCGAGATCCGCATCGTCGACCGTGACATGCCCAAGGCCGAGGCTTTGGCCGCGGCGCTGGCCGCCGCCCGGCCCGGTCTTGTCACCCGCACTGGCACCGAGGCCGCGGCGCTTGCCGCCGGCGTAGGCGGTATCATCAATTGCACGCCGGTCGGCATGGTCGGCTATGACGGCACGCCCCTGCCGCGCGCGGCTCTTGCCGGGGCGGCCTGGGTGTTCGATGCCGTTTATACGCCGGTCGACACGCAGTTCCTGCAAGACGCTGCCGCCGAGGGGCTTCAGGTCATTTCGGGATACGAGCTGTTCTTTGGCCAAGGCGTTGACGCCTGGGCCATCTTCACGGGGCTGCCGCTGGATGAGGCGCGGATGCGCAGCGAACTGGTCGAAGGCAAGGACGTGTCATGA
- a CDS encoding tripartite tricarboxylate transporter permease, translating into MDVLQSLLIPILNPELLGLIALGTFAGIYVGAIPGLSVTMAVSILISFTFSWEVYPALALMIGIYMGGVYGGSRTAILLNIPGAPAAIATALDGYPLAQKGLAGEAIGIVTVVSFIGGFIGIATLAVFAPPLADFAIRFQPRDYMLLAVLGILLVGSLSGDSLVKGIFAGALGIGLGSVGMDPLTYTERFTFGTDALRAGVSFVAVMIGMFGISEGLMQLHTVNTPAVKQKIGRIIPSWSVVRKHLPLGLQTSSIGTVIGALPGTGGDIAALIAYDHATRVTRNPEVPFGKGAIEGLVAPETANNAAVGGAFIPMLTLGIPGDAVTAIMLGALFIHGLNPGPMLMVEQPDMFWFIVSALGLANVFMLIFGLTGIRVFVKIVEMPRSVLLPVILLLSIVGAYAVSNSLGDVYWMLGFGIFGYFLKLYGYPLGPVILGVILSRLLDDNWRRAIISDQESLWMLLKGTVASPLSLVLFVTVILIFVSKTPLWGMIFRKKAG; encoded by the coding sequence ATGGACGTGCTTCAAAGCCTGTTGATCCCGATCCTGAACCCCGAGCTTCTGGGACTGATCGCGCTTGGGACCTTTGCCGGCATCTATGTCGGCGCGATCCCCGGCCTGTCGGTGACGATGGCGGTGTCGATCCTGATCTCTTTCACCTTCTCATGGGAAGTGTATCCTGCGCTGGCACTGATGATCGGCATCTACATGGGCGGCGTCTATGGCGGTTCGCGCACGGCGATCCTGCTGAACATTCCCGGGGCGCCGGCGGCCATCGCAACCGCGCTTGACGGCTACCCCCTGGCACAGAAGGGCCTTGCGGGCGAGGCCATCGGCATCGTCACCGTGGTGTCCTTCATCGGCGGTTTCATCGGCATTGCCACCCTTGCGGTCTTTGCCCCGCCGCTGGCGGACTTCGCCATCCGCTTCCAGCCGCGCGATTACATGCTGCTGGCGGTGCTGGGCATCCTGCTAGTCGGGTCGCTGTCGGGCGACAGCCTGGTCAAGGGCATCTTTGCGGGCGCGCTCGGCATCGGGCTGGGCTCGGTCGGGATGGACCCGCTGACCTATACCGAGCGCTTCACCTTCGGTACCGATGCCCTGCGCGCTGGGGTGTCCTTCGTGGCGGTGATGATCGGGATGTTCGGCATCTCGGAAGGGCTGATGCAGCTGCATACCGTCAACACTCCGGCGGTGAAGCAGAAGATTGGCCGGATCATCCCGTCATGGTCCGTGGTGCGCAAGCACCTGCCTCTGGGTCTGCAGACCTCGAGCATCGGCACGGTGATCGGTGCGTTGCCGGGCACCGGCGGCGATATCGCGGCGCTGATCGCCTATGACCACGCTACCCGCGTGACGCGGAACCCCGAAGTGCCCTTTGGCAAGGGCGCCATCGAGGGGCTGGTCGCGCCCGAGACCGCCAACAACGCGGCGGTCGGTGGCGCCTTCATCCCGATGTTGACGCTCGGCATTCCTGGCGATGCGGTGACCGCGATCATGCTTGGCGCGCTGTTCATCCACGGGCTGAACCCCGGCCCGATGCTGATGGTCGAACAGCCAGACATGTTCTGGTTCATCGTCAGTGCACTTGGCCTTGCCAACGTGTTCATGCTGATCTTTGGCCTGACCGGGATCAGGGTCTTTGTCAAAATCGTCGAGATGCCGAGATCCGTGCTGCTTCCGGTGATCTTGCTGCTGTCGATCGTCGGGGCCTATGCGGTCAGTAACAGCCTAGGCGATGTGTATTGGATGCTGGGCTTCGGGATCTTCGGCTATTTCCTTAAGCTCTACGGCTACCCTCTGGGCCCGGTGATCCTGGGCGTGATCCTGTCGCGGCTGCTGGATGACAACTGGCGCCGGGCGATCATTTCGGATCAGGAAAGCCTGTGGATGCTGCTGAAGGGGACGGTGGCCAGTCCGCTGTCGCTGGTGCTGTTCGTCACGGTGATCCTGATCTTCGTGTCCAAGACACCGCTGTGGGGCATGATCTTCCGCAAGAAGGCGGGGTGA
- a CDS encoding tripartite tricarboxylate transporter TctB family protein, with amino-acid sequence MQTTQPRRPGELVFNILMVLGSLFLLWSAYGISEFEALSAPGAVPMVTAATMVICALVILRDTLRRSPVTGEKLERDILPLPVVVTIAMITAYALLLKPLGFVPTSFLFLTVMIRYLARCSLPRSVLLSVMIVALIYLVFRLVFTVLMPAGIVPEAEIIAWVKGLFTGKGN; translated from the coding sequence ATGCAGACGACGCAACCAAGACGCCCGGGTGAGCTGGTGTTCAATATCCTCATGGTTCTGGGCAGCCTGTTCCTGCTGTGGTCCGCCTATGGCATTTCCGAGTTCGAGGCGCTGTCCGCCCCCGGCGCCGTGCCGATGGTGACCGCCGCGACGATGGTGATCTGCGCGCTGGTGATCCTGCGCGATACGCTGCGCAGAAGTCCTGTGACGGGCGAAAAGCTGGAGCGGGATATCCTGCCACTTCCGGTGGTCGTGACCATTGCCATGATTACAGCCTATGCGCTGCTGCTGAAGCCGTTGGGCTTCGTGCCGACCTCGTTTCTCTTCCTGACGGTGATGATCCGCTATCTGGCCCGATGCAGCCTGCCCCGCTCGGTACTGCTGTCGGTGATGATCGTCGCGCTGATCTACCTGGTCTTCCGCCTTGTGTTCACCGTGCTGATGCCGGCGGGGATCGTCCCCGAGGCCGAGATCATCGCATGGGTCAAGGGCCTGTTCACCGGAAAGGGGAACTAG
- a CDS encoding Bug family tripartite tricarboxylate transporter substrate binding protein, which translates to MLKSVIGAVVALGLGALPVLADYPEKEIQGIIQWGAGGSTDTVARAITPHAEAVLGGNIVMQNVTGGVGAIGLNQVANANADGYSILFGAENPLLYKVMKLGTKDYSDFVPVNIIARGVPILVANVDAPFDTFPEMVEYVNANPKAVKFGSTGPGGLPSVVTAMINSKTPLNVTFVPYDGDGPALTALQGGAIDVMPAVLGAAIEGIKGGTMKPLALFDIEASPQLPDVPTIVSTNPEFAQMLPWGPFFGVFVKQGTPDDVVDKLTAAYAEAAQSPDFVALIDGRGFKMLSLSGAEAEEFLTEWQSTTSWLIHDAGLTKASPEEFGIAKP; encoded by the coding sequence ATGTTGAAATCGGTTATCGGCGCGGTTGTCGCACTGGGTCTGGGGGCGCTGCCCGTTCTGGCCGACTACCCCGAAAAAGAAATTCAGGGTATCATCCAATGGGGGGCCGGCGGGTCCACTGATACGGTTGCCCGGGCGATCACTCCCCATGCCGAGGCGGTACTGGGCGGCAATATCGTCATGCAGAACGTCACCGGCGGAGTCGGGGCCATCGGCCTGAACCAGGTGGCCAACGCCAATGCTGATGGCTACTCGATCCTGTTCGGCGCTGAGAACCCGCTGCTTTACAAGGTGATGAAGCTGGGCACCAAGGACTATAGCGATTTCGTTCCGGTCAACATCATCGCCCGCGGCGTGCCGATCCTGGTCGCCAATGTCGATGCGCCCTTCGACACCTTCCCCGAGATGGTGGAATATGTGAACGCGAACCCGAAAGCGGTGAAGTTCGGATCGACCGGGCCGGGCGGCCTGCCTTCGGTCGTGACAGCGATGATCAACTCCAAAACCCCGCTGAACGTGACCTTCGTACCCTATGACGGCGACGGCCCGGCGCTGACCGCGCTGCAGGGCGGGGCAATCGACGTGATGCCGGCCGTGCTGGGCGCTGCCATCGAAGGCATCAAGGGTGGCACGATGAAACCGCTTGCCCTGTTCGACATCGAAGCCTCGCCGCAGTTGCCCGACGTGCCGACCATCGTTTCGACCAATCCCGAATTCGCGCAGATGCTGCCTTGGGGGCCGTTCTTTGGCGTGTTTGTCAAGCAGGGCACGCCCGATGACGTGGTGGACAAGCTGACCGCCGCCTATGCCGAGGCTGCCCAAAGCCCCGATTTCGTGGCCTTGATCGACGGCCGCGGCTTCAAGATGCTGTCGCTGTCGGGCGCCGAGGCGGAAGAGTTCCTGACCGAGTGGCAATCGACCACCTCGTGGCTGATCCACGATGCGGGCCTGACCAAGGCCTCGCCCGAAGAGTTCGGCATCGCCAAACCCTGA
- a CDS encoding LysR family transcriptional regulator, which translates to MKELTLRQVEVVRAVLIAGSIQGAANLLSVSAPGVSRLVKHTEEALGIRLFDRRAGVFVPAPEARAIFEMLNQVFHQMENLNAAVGALQKGEDVRLSFASAPSIAQFIAARAIRSVRTRFPDLMIDLNILKIEETADYLLLERGEVVFMSSPVENSAIDSTPLVEGRIVAILPEGHELALQEDVSVHDLMRFPFVGVDPDDPYGALLAQPFRDAGLSPRHSMRGRFAQTTVSLVRHGLGVAVIDEFSVAEVYMPGLIRRPLREKATITAWSVQKRGRHLSSFAEFTIAKFRQELTAATSRARWDPLPRN; encoded by the coding sequence ATGAAGGAACTGACGCTCAGACAGGTCGAAGTGGTGCGTGCCGTACTGATCGCGGGCAGCATTCAGGGTGCGGCCAATCTGCTGAGCGTCTCGGCCCCCGGGGTCAGCCGGCTTGTGAAGCATACCGAGGAAGCACTGGGCATTCGCCTGTTTGATCGGCGCGCCGGTGTCTTTGTGCCGGCCCCCGAGGCGCGGGCGATTTTCGAGATGCTCAATCAGGTCTTTCACCAGATGGAGAACCTGAACGCCGCTGTGGGCGCCCTGCAGAAGGGCGAAGATGTCCGGCTGTCCTTTGCTTCGGCCCCCTCGATCGCGCAGTTCATCGCGGCGCGCGCGATCCGCAGTGTGCGGACCCGATTCCCGGACCTGATGATCGACCTGAACATCCTGAAGATCGAAGAGACGGCGGATTATCTGCTGCTGGAGCGCGGCGAGGTGGTGTTCATGTCTTCGCCGGTCGAGAACTCGGCCATCGACTCCACGCCGCTGGTGGAAGGCCGGATCGTCGCCATCCTGCCCGAGGGGCACGAACTGGCGCTGCAGGAGGATGTGTCCGTGCATGACCTGATGCGCTTCCCCTTCGTCGGTGTCGATCCCGACGATCCCTACGGTGCGCTGCTTGCGCAGCCGTTCCGTGATGCCGGACTGTCGCCCCGCCACTCGATGCGAGGGAGATTCGCACAGACCACCGTCAGCCTGGTGCGGCACGGGCTGGGTGTCGCGGTGATCGACGAATTTTCGGTGGCCGAAGTCTATATGCCTGGCCTGATCCGACGGCCCCTGCGCGAAAAGGCCACCATCACCGCTTGGTCGGTGCAGAAACGCGGTCGCCATCTGTCAAGTTTTGCTGAGTTTACCATCGCCAAGTTCCGGCAGGAACTGACCGCGGCGACGTCCCGGGCGCGCTGGGATCCGCTCCCTCGGAATTAA